A region from the Colwellia sp. PAMC 21821 genome encodes:
- the glnL gene encoding nitrogen regulation protein NR(II) codes for MSSNVVNLKKIKKHYQQSLPNQMVTAVVVLDHELNICYVNPAAEALLVKSLSKLYRLPIEQVFYNTPINNARLQQLLTTGQEFSDSDVTIEFFDQRQITVEITASSVTFDQHPHILLEFKQIDHQKHISAEAFQQQQWESARDLIRGLAHEIKNPLGGLRGAAQLLDLELNVEQKEYTAMIIEQADRLTNLVDRLLGPNQLPVMKLQNIHIVIEKVFQLTKFDNPKNIILARDYDPSIPELTFDQDKIQQTVINIVHNAIQALDGASKITLRTRAASNKTINGKRIKLCAEISIIDNGPGIPEHIQSTLFYPMVSGRASGTGLGLSICQTIIHQHHGKLSCISRPGHTEFTILIPFESEIK; via the coding sequence ATGTCTAGTAACGTTGTAAATTTAAAAAAAATAAAAAAACACTACCAACAATCTTTACCTAACCAAATGGTAACGGCCGTTGTGGTATTAGATCATGAACTTAACATTTGCTATGTAAACCCCGCTGCAGAAGCCTTACTGGTGAAAAGTTTGAGTAAACTATACCGACTGCCCATCGAACAAGTATTTTACAACACCCCAATCAACAACGCTCGCTTGCAGCAGTTACTCACCACAGGTCAAGAGTTTAGCGATAGTGATGTTACAATTGAATTTTTTGATCAGCGACAAATCACCGTTGAAATCACCGCCTCTTCCGTTACCTTTGATCAACATCCCCATATTTTATTAGAATTCAAACAAATTGATCATCAAAAACATATCAGTGCTGAAGCATTTCAACAGCAACAATGGGAGTCTGCTCGTGATCTTATCCGCGGTCTTGCGCATGAAATTAAAAATCCGCTCGGTGGTCTTCGTGGTGCAGCGCAATTATTAGATTTAGAGTTAAACGTCGAGCAAAAAGAATACACCGCGATGATCATAGAACAGGCTGATAGGTTAACAAATTTAGTTGACCGACTGTTGGGTCCTAACCAATTACCCGTTATGAAATTACAAAATATTCATATCGTTATTGAAAAAGTTTTCCAACTGACAAAGTTTGATAACCCTAAAAATATTATATTAGCGCGGGACTATGACCCTTCAATACCCGAATTAACTTTCGACCAAGATAAGATTCAGCAAACCGTTATTAATATTGTACATAACGCCATTCAAGCATTAGATGGTGCAAGTAAAATTACGCTAAGAACAAGAGCAGCAAGCAATAAAACCATCAATGGTAAACGTATAAAGCTTTGTGCTGAAATCAGCATAATTGACAATGGACCCGGCATTCCTGAACATATTCAAAGCACCCTATTCTATCCTATGGTATCAGGTCGCGCATCTGGCACTGGTTTAGGGCTTTCAATATGCCAAACGATTATCCATCAACATCACGGAAAATTATCCTGTATAAGTCGACCTGGGCATACAGAGTTTACTATTTTAATACCCTTTGAAAGCGAGATAAAATAA
- the epmA gene encoding elongation factor P--(R)-beta-lysine ligase yields the protein MSWQPSMNWQDAKKRAQVLAQIRSFFLVRNVIEVETPLLSHATVTDAHLDAFVTQYNYSPESHCDQSTALYAQTSPEFAMKRLLASGYGCCYQICKAFRHEQHGRFHNPEFTMLEWYRIDYDHFQLMDEVEALLKVILDCQQVERISYQDLFMTQVHIDPLNTDKQKLIEVISKHNKLSDWLEREDCIDTLLQFIMAELIEPNIGSDVPCFVYNFPASQASLAKVCKIDPRVAERFECYFKGIELANGFHELTDAEQQKLRFGKDNDFRASLGKAQHAIDENFISALEHGLPSCAGVALGIDRLVMLAISASKIDQVITFAITDA from the coding sequence ATGTCATGGCAACCCAGTATGAATTGGCAAGATGCTAAAAAAAGGGCACAGGTATTAGCCCAAATTCGGTCATTCTTCTTAGTGCGTAATGTCATAGAAGTAGAAACACCTTTGCTTTCCCATGCAACAGTTACTGACGCGCATTTAGATGCTTTTGTTACTCAATATAACTATTCACCAGAAAGCCATTGTGATCAGTCTACGGCTCTATATGCTCAAACATCACCAGAGTTTGCTATGAAGCGTCTTTTAGCAAGTGGTTATGGCTGTTGTTATCAAATTTGTAAAGCGTTCCGTCATGAACAACATGGTCGTTTTCATAATCCTGAATTTACTATGCTGGAATGGTACAGGATTGATTATGACCATTTTCAGTTAATGGATGAAGTGGAGGCTTTGTTAAAGGTTATTCTCGATTGCCAACAAGTTGAACGTATCAGCTATCAAGATCTGTTTATGACACAAGTCCATATTGATCCTTTAAATACGGATAAACAGAAATTAATTGAAGTTATCTCAAAGCATAACAAGTTGAGCGATTGGTTAGAAAGAGAAGATTGTATTGATACATTACTGCAATTTATCATGGCTGAGTTAATAGAGCCTAATATTGGCAGTGATGTACCCTGTTTTGTTTATAACTTCCCAGCAAGCCAAGCGTCATTGGCAAAGGTTTGTAAAATTGATCCACGTGTAGCAGAACGGTTTGAATGTTATTTTAAAGGTATTGAGCTCGCGAATGGTTTTCATGAGTTAACAGATGCTGAACAACAAAAATTACGTTTTGGGAAAGATAACGACTTTAGAGCGAGCTTAGGCAAAGCTCAGCATGCAATAGACGAAAATTTTATCTCAGCACTAGAGCACGGCTTACCATCTTGTGCTGGTGTAGCACTCGGTATTGATCGATTGGTCATGCTTGCTATATCGGCAAGTAAAATAGATCAGGTTATTACCTTTGCAATTACGGATGCATAA
- the glnG gene encoding nitrogen regulation protein NR(I): MVTEQVWIVDDDSSIRWVLEKALSNANISVGTFHNPEDLLIALEHTQPEVIISDIRMPNIDGMTLLGKINDQFADIPVIIMTAHSDLDSAVNAYQGGAFEYLPKPFDIEDAVTLANRALTHARELKSKTQQKVPSVDAVGIIGAAPSMQEVFRTIGRLSRSSISVLINGESGTGKELVAHALHMHSPRSAAPFIPLNMAAIPKDLIESELFGHEKGAFTGANAVRHGRFEQAHQGTLFLDEIGDMPLDIQTRLLRVLADGQFYRVGGHSPIQVDVRIIAATHQNLEERVTSGDFRDDLFHRLNVIRIQIPSLRERKEDISQLAQHFLKQAANELTVEIKTLHKSTLSYLEHCEWPGNVRQLENICRFLTVMASGKEILMSDLPSELTVKPVTVKDSNGSWQDSLKKWVDTELSTGKSNIIEQALPEFEKVLLESALQHTQGHKQEAAKRLGWGRNTLTRKLKELNMPD; this comes from the coding sequence ATGGTCACCGAACAAGTATGGATCGTCGATGATGATAGCTCAATCAGGTGGGTGCTAGAAAAAGCCCTGTCAAATGCCAATATAAGCGTGGGCACATTTCATAATCCAGAAGATCTTTTAATCGCATTAGAACACACTCAACCTGAGGTAATTATTTCTGATATTCGCATGCCAAATATTGATGGCATGACACTATTAGGAAAAATCAATGATCAGTTTGCTGATATTCCGGTTATTATCATGACCGCTCATTCGGATCTTGATAGTGCCGTGAATGCTTATCAAGGTGGTGCATTTGAATATTTACCAAAACCTTTTGATATTGAAGACGCTGTCACCCTAGCTAATAGAGCTTTAACACATGCGCGTGAATTAAAATCTAAGACACAGCAGAAAGTACCCTCAGTAGACGCTGTTGGTATTATCGGCGCTGCACCATCAATGCAGGAAGTTTTTCGGACTATCGGCAGGCTATCACGTTCAAGTATTAGTGTATTAATCAATGGTGAGTCAGGGACAGGTAAAGAGTTAGTTGCACATGCATTGCATATGCACAGCCCGCGTTCAGCCGCACCTTTTATACCGCTGAATATGGCTGCGATTCCAAAGGATTTAATCGAATCTGAGTTATTTGGACATGAAAAAGGCGCATTCACTGGCGCTAATGCTGTGCGACATGGTCGTTTTGAACAAGCACATCAAGGCACACTATTCTTAGATGAAATAGGTGATATGCCACTGGATATTCAAACAAGGCTACTTAGAGTCTTAGCTGACGGACAATTTTATCGTGTGGGTGGCCATTCTCCGATTCAAGTAGATGTACGCATAATCGCTGCTACCCATCAAAACTTAGAAGAACGAGTCACGAGTGGTGACTTTCGTGATGACTTATTTCATCGACTCAATGTTATCAGGATCCAAATACCAAGCCTGCGAGAAAGAAAAGAAGATATTAGTCAGTTAGCACAGCATTTCTTGAAACAAGCAGCAAATGAACTAACAGTAGAAATTAAAACCTTACATAAAAGTACTTTGTCATATTTAGAACACTGCGAATGGCCCGGAAATGTTAGACAATTAGAAAATATTTGTCGATTCCTTACCGTTATGGCTAGTGGTAAAGAAATCTTGATGTCAGACCTACCTAGCGAGCTTACTGTTAAGCCCGTTACTGTGAAAGATTCAAATGGTAGTTGGCAAGATAGCCTGAAAAAATGGGTCGACACTGAATTATCTACAGGAAAAAGTAACATTATTGAGCAAGCATTGCCTGAATTTGAAAAAGTATTATTGGAGAGTGCTTTACAGCACACGCAAGGACATAAACAAGAAGCGGCTAAACGTTTAGGCTGGGGAAGAAATACGTTAACCAGAAAATTAAAAGAATTAAATATGCCAGATTGA